One Brassica napus cultivar Da-Ae chromosome C4, Da-Ae, whole genome shotgun sequence genomic region harbors:
- the LOC125585649 gene encoding ACT domain-containing protein ACR10-like gives MGILSDDVVIIRQSEKEGDPSVITINCPDKTGLGCDLCRILLFFGLNIVRGDVSTDGRWCYLVFWVIGKPNTRWNLLKTRLVEASPAFAWAFGISRCYLSDSESQPPDLFLLKLACSDRTGLLYDVTEVLYKLEINIEKVKISTTPDGKVMDLFFVTDTRELLGTEKRRHEVYEYLRDAIGDAMMSYDIELVSSEVTARSPASSSFAETLFSSLEEHPNGLQTSSSVSIAVDNSLSRAHTLIQITCQDHKGLLYDIMRTFKDFNIQISYGRFTIKRGKNCEIDLFIVQSDGRKILDSSKQDALVSRLRAELQQPLRVVMMNRGPDTELLVTNPVELSGKGRPQVFYDIALALKKINTCIFSAEIGRHLTGDREWEVYKVLINEEDSLPVSRSKIEEQVWSTLMGWE, from the exons atgggtaTCTTGTCTGATGACGTTGTGATAATCAGACAGTCTGAGAAAGAAGGCGACCCGAGTGTTATTACAATCAACTGTCCCGACAAAACTGGTCTGGGTTGCGATCTCTGTCGTATCCTCCTCTTCTTCGGTCTCAACATTGTCAGAGGAG ATGTATCCACCGACGGAAGATGGTGTTACTTGGTGTTCTGGGTGATCGGGAAACCGAACACGAGATGGAATCTGTTGAAGACGAGGCTTGTGGAAGCGAGTCCTGCTTTTGCTTGGGCCTTTGGTATCTCAAGATGTTACCTTTCTGACTCTGAGTCTCAGCCTCCTGATCTTTTCTTGTTGAAGCTAGCGTGTTCTGACCGCACAGGGCTTCTATATG ATGTCACAGAGGTTCTTTACAAGCTTGAGATTAACATTGAGAAAGTGAAGATATCAACTACTCCTGATGGCAAAGTTATGGACTTGTTCTTTGTCACAGACACTAG AGAGCTTTTAGGTACGGAGAAGAGGAGGCACGAAGTCTATGAGTACCTGAGAGATGCCATTGGAGATGCAATGATGAGCTATGACATTGAACTTGTTAGCTCAGAAGTTACAGCTCGCTCCCCGGCTTCTTCCTCCTTTGCGGAAACATTGTTCTCCTCGTTGGAAGAGCATCCAAATGGGCTACAGACTTCAAGCAGTGTGTCAATTGCAGTTGACAACTCGTTAAGCCGAGCTCACACGCTCATTCAAATCACTTGTCAAGATCACAAAGGCCTTCTCTATGATATCATGAGGACCTTCAAGGACTTCAACATTCAG ATCTCATATGGGCGTTTTACAATTAAACGAGGAAAGAACTGTGAGATAGACTTGTTCATCGTTCAATCTGATGGTAGGAAGATTCTTGACTCAAGCAAGCAAGACGCATTGGTTTCTCGTTTGAGAGCAGAGCTGCAGCAACCTCTGAGAGTGGTGATGATGAATAGAGGTCCTGATACTGAACTTTTGGTGACAAACCCTGTTGAGTTATCAGGAAAAGGACGGCCACAAGTCTTCTACGACATTGCACTTGCCCTAAAGAAGATCAACACCTGCATCTTCTCG GCTGAGATTGGAAGGCACTTGACGGGAGACAGAGAATGGGAGGTGTACAAAGTGTTGATCAACGAAGAAGACAGCTTACCGGTCTCGAGAAGCAAGATAGAGGAACAAGTGTGGAGTACTTTGATGGGTTGGGAGTGA
- the LOC106394080 gene encoding uncharacterized protein LOC106394080 — MISQKIIVEFSLIHGKFASTTVDLLPQVIILHPCAAVAKSQLSTSMADMLHRAIGSMSLDDEEPLVLPDSPQYTVIDSNETSLLGRLLNPDCQSMSRMIEYMPTAWRVVGRVRGIALSRDRFQFIFQREEDLLTVLKDRPWSYNHWTMVLERWNSSPPDDFLSTMEIWIRIRNIPVNNFTTQTMHTLASEIGHVEEIAYDPKVSHTKEYIRAKVTFKVDSPAKATRKLSIKNGGTVTIVYDYEKIHKRCFHCLRLTHEKVRCPLLRNPSKGQQASDLGRAQKQSTQSLVLAKTKGRPDLLDGPPGFPPLFPELSKQDQKMAMLYISHADDTERQARILRVKQGIAENEMESSLRITKITNQLDKGKGHVFQYSDMMKPTQGESSLPLIPVSIANKDLSKADSSGSSSYGSESLSAPIDGSTGFQLGPSSGGRVSGNHLKSKSQRKRPSSWKRKLSPRPCTSLAAPGPQEGSQATQGSMKRKSSLDSPASDTKTPKHTESSVASVLKPLLPQ; from the coding sequence ATGATTTCTCAAAAAATCATAGTTGAATTTAGCTTGATTCACGGTAAATTTGCTTCGACTACAGTTGACCTTCTCCCTCAAGTGATTATTCTGCACCCTTGCGCCGCCGTAGCAAAATCTCAGCTTTCAACTTCCATGGCCGATATGCTGCACCGTGCGATTGGATCGATGTCCCTTGACGATGAAGAACCATTGGTGCTGCCTGACAGCCCTCAATATACGGTGATTGACTCTAACGAAACAAGCTTGTTAGGTCGCTTGCTGAACCCTGACTGTCAATCAATGTCTCGCATGATTGAATATATGCCGACGGCATGGCGTGTGGTTGGGAGAGTCAGGGGCATTGCTCTTTCCCGTGACCGGTTCCAGTTTATTTTTCAACGGGAGGAAGACCTTCTTACGGTGCTTAAAGACAGACCCTGGTCTTATAACCACTGGACTATGGTCTTGGAAAGGTGGAACTCTTCTCCTCCTGATGATTTTCTCTCGACTATGGAAATTTGGATCCGCATCAGGAACATTCCAGTCAACAACTTCACTACTCAAACGATGCACACGCTGGCGTCGGAGATTGGCCACGTCGAAGAGATTGCGTATGATCCTAAGGTTTCTCATACCAAGGAATACATACGAGCCAAGGTTACTTTCAAGGTGGACAGTCCAGCAAAGGCGACAAGGAAACTGTCCATCAAGAATGGGGGTACAGTTACGATTGTGTATGACTATGAGAAAATCCATAAAAGATGTTTTCATTGTCTCCGGCTTACTCACGAAAAGGTCAGATGCCCACTTCTTAGGAACCCATCCAAAGGACAACAGGCGTCTGATCTAGGCAGAGCTCAGAAGCAAAGTACTCAAAGTCTGGTGTTGGCTAAGACTAAGGGTCGACCGGATCTCCTGGATGGTCCGCCTGGCTTCCCTCCACTTTTTCCGGAGCTTTCAAAACAGGACCAGAAGATGGCGATGCTCTACATCTCTCATGCTGATGATACTGAACGTCAAGCTCGAATATTACGTGTCAAACAAGGCATTGCTGAGAATGAAATGGAATCATCGTTACGAATAACAAAGATCACCAATCAATTAGACAAGGGCAAGGGGCATGTCTTTCAGTACTCTGATATGATGAAGCCTACGCAAGGGGAGAGCTCGCTCCCTCTCATTCCGGTCTCTATCGCCAATAAGGATCTTAGCAAGGCGGATTCTTCAGGGTCTTCCTCCTATGGTTCAGAATCTCTCTCTGCTCCGATAGATGGTTCGACGGGTTTTCAGCTTGGCCCCTCTTCGGGGGGGCGGGTTTCCGGAAACCACCTAAAGAGCAAGTCACAGAGGAAGAGACCTTCTTCGTGGAAGAGAAAACTAAGTCCCAGACCATGTACCTCTCTTGCAGCCCCTGGTCCGCAAGAAGGCTCTCAGGCAACGCAAGGCAGCATGAAACGAAAATCTTCACTCGACTCTCCTGCTTCAGataccaaaaccccaaaacacACAGAATCTTCGGTGGCTTCCGTATTGAAGCCGCTGCTTCCCCAATGA
- the LOC106391859 gene encoding probable xyloglucan endotransglucosylase/hydrolase protein 32: MGNSLISLLPVFQFLVLLGSSVNAYWPPSPGYWPSSKVGSLSFYKGFKNLWGPQHQRTDQNGLTIWLDRTSGSGFKSVKPFRSGYFGASIKLQPGYTAGVITSLYLSNQEAHPGFHDEVDIEFLGTTFGKPYTLQTNVYIRGSGDGKIIGREMKFRLWFDPTSGFHHYAILWNPREIIFLVDDIPIRRYPKKSAATFPLRPMWLYGSIWDASSWATEDGKYKADYKYQPFTAKYTNFKAIGCTAYSPARCHPVSASPYRSGGLTRNQYQAMRWVQTHNMIYNYCKDYKRDHSLTPECLR; this comes from the exons ATGGGTAACTCTCTGATCTCTCTTCTCCCAGTCTTCCAATTTTTGGTGTTATTAGGATCCTCAGTAAATGCCTATTGGCCACCATCACCTGGTTACTGGCCAAGCTCCAAGGTTGGCTCCTTGAGCTTCTACAAAGGTTTTAAGAATCTTTGGGGTCCTCAGCATCAGAGAACGGACCAAAATGGCCTCACCATCTGGCTCGATAGAACCTCAG GAAGTGGATTTAAGTCAGTGAAGCCATTCAGATCAGGCTATTTTGGAGCTTCCATAAAGCTCCAACCTGGCTACACTGCTGGAGTCATCACATCTCTCTAT CTGTCAAATCAAGAGGCACATCCAGGATTCCATGATGAAGTGGACATTGAATTTTTGGGGACAACATTTGGGAAACCATACACACTTCAGACAAATGTGTACATTAGAGGAAGTGGTGATGGCAAAATCATTGGTCGTGAGATGAAGTTTCGCTTGTGGTTTGATCCAACTTCGGGGTTTCACCACTATGCTATTCTTTGGAACCCTAGAGAAATCAT ATTTTTGGTGGATGATATTCCCATAAGAAGATACCCAAAAAAGAGTGCAGCTACATTTCCTTTGAGACCAATGTGGCTTTATGGTTCCATATGGGATGCTTCTTCTTGGGCAACTGAAGATGGTAAATACAAAGCTGACTATAAATACCAACCTTTTACTGCCAAATACACTAATTTCAAAGCCATCGGTTGCACCGCTTACTCACCAGCACGATGCCATCCAGTGTCCGCTTCGCCATACCGTTCTGGCGGCTTAACCCGAAACCAATACCAAGCAATGAGATGGGTGCAAACACATAATATGATATACAATTATTGCAAAGATTATAAGCGTGACCATTCTCTAACGCCTGAATGTTTGCGTTAg
- the LOC106391493 gene encoding S-adenosylmethionine synthase 3 has translation METFLFTSESVNEGHPDKLCDQVSDAILDACLEQDPESKVACETCTKTNMVMVFGEITTSAKVDYEKIVRATCREIGFVSADVGLDADKCNVLVNIEQQSPDIAQGVHGHLTKKPEDIGAGDQGHMFGYATDETPELMPLTHVLATKLGAKLTEVRKNKTCPWLRPDGKTQVTVEYKNDGGAMIPIRVHTVLISTQHDETVTNDEIAKDLKQHVIKPVIPAKYLDDKTIFHLNPSGRFVIGGPHGDAGLTGRKIIIDTYGGWGAHGGGAFSGKDPTKVDRSGAYIVRQAAKSVVAAGLARRCIVQVSYAIGVPEPLSVFVDTYKTGTIPDKDILVLIKEAFDFRPGMMAINLDLKRGGNFRFQKTAAYGHFGREDPDFTWEVVKPLKPKA, from the coding sequence ATGGAAACGTTCCTATTCACCTCCGAATCAGTCAACGAGGGACACCCCGACAAGCTCTGCGACCAAGTCTCCGACGCCATCCTCGACGCATGCCTCGAACAAGACCCCGAAAGCAAAGTAGCATGCGAGACGTGCACCAAGACCAACATGGTCATGGTCTTCGGCGAGATCACGACCTCCGCTAAAGTAGACTACGAGAAAATCGTCAGAGCCACCTGCAGGGAGATCGGTTTCGTCTCGGCCGACGTCGGCCTGGACGCAGACAAATGCAACGTCCTGGTCAACATCGAGCAGCAGAGCCCCGACATCGCTCAGGGAGTTCACGGTCATTTGACCAAGAAGCCTGAGGACATCGGGGCCGGTGACCAGGGGCACATGTTCGGTTACGCTACAGATGAGACTCCTGAGCTTATGCCGTTGACTCATGTGCTTGCCACCAAGCTCGGCGCGAAGCTTACCGAAGTGAGGAAGAACAAGACTTGTCCCTGGTTAAGGCCTGACGGTAAGACGCAGGTCACTGTCGAGTACAAAAACGATGGTGGTGCCATGATTCCTATTCGTGTCCACACGGTTCTCATCTCGACTCAGCATGATGAGACCGTGACCAACGATGAGATCGCTAAGGACTTGAAGCAGCATGTGATCAAGCCGGTGATTCCCGCTAAGTACCTTGACGACAAGACCATCTTCCATCTCAACCCGTCTGGTCGGTTTGTCATCGGTGGGCCTCACGGTGACGCTGGACTCACCGGGAGGAAGATCATCATCGACACGTACGGTGGTTGGGGTGCTCACGGTGGTGGTGCTTTCTCGGGGAAAGATCCCACCAAGGTTGATAGAAGCGGTGCTTACATCGTTAGGCAGGCTGCGAAGAGCGTGGTTGCAGCGGGGCTAGCGCGCCGCTGCATTGTCCAGGTGTCGTACGCTATCGGTGTGCCTGAGCCGCTCTCGGTGTTTGTTGACACGTACAAGACTGGGACTATCCCGGATAAGGATATCCTTGTGTTGATTAAGGAGGCCTTTGACTTTAGGCCCGGGATGATGGCTATTAACCTTGATTTGAAGAGAGGAGGTAACTTCAGGTTCCAGAAAACGGCGGCGTATGGTCATTTTGGGCGTGAAGATCCTGACTTCACTTGGGAGGTGGTGAAGCCACTCAAGCCAAAGGCCtaa
- the LOC125585650 gene encoding transcription factor RAX2-like yields the protein MGRAPCCDKANVKRGPWSPDEDATLKDYIEKQGTGGNWIALPQKAGLRRCGKSCRLRWLNYLRPNLRHGDFTEEEDKIICSLFASIGSRWSVIAAHLHGRTDNDIKNYWNTKLKKKIIATMALPPPHHLLAIASSSSSPSSSSQYNMINSFPYYNPSACTNELITPNQGMMTMMDQQQHLLYQEDMGNLGNSPSSNKLIMSHQEDSPKQSASKGIMLLSDVRSGSSSTTSTVARVKSKHHDYHHEEEVRSMEDYGMDEIKQLISSNCTSSSSNSLWFDENKTEDKFMMYY from the exons ATGGGGAGGGCTCCATGTTGTGACAAAGCAAATGTGAAGAGAGGTCCATGGTCTCCTGATGAAGATGCAACGCTTAAAGATTACATAGAGAAACAAGGCACTGGTGGCAATTGGATTGCTCTCCCTCAGAAAGCAG GTTTAAGGAGATGTGGGAAGAGTTGCAGACTGAGATGGTTGAACTATTTGAGACCCAACTTAAGACATGGAGATTTCactgaggaagaagacaagatcATCTGCAGCCTCTTTGCCTCCATTGGAAGCAG GTGGTCAGTGATAGCAGCTCACTTGCATGGTAGAACTGATAATGACATCAAGAACTATTGGAACACTAAGCTCAAGAAGAAGATCATTGCCACTATGGCTCTTCCACCACCTCATCACCTCCTAGCCattgcttcatcatcatcatcaccatcatcttcGTCACAATACAACATGATCAATAGTTTTCCTTATTATAACCCTTCAGCATGTACAAACGAGCTGATCACACCTAATCAGGGGATGATGACAATGATGGACCAACAACAACACCTATTATATCAAGAAGACATGGGCAATTTGGGGAACTCTCCAAGTAGCAACAAACTCATAATGAGCCATCAAGAAGACAGCCCGAAGCAAAGTGCAAGCAAGGGAATAATGTTGTTGAGTGATGTAAGAAGTGGGTCATCAAGTACAACAAGTACAGTAgcaagagtaaagagtaaacatCATGATTATCATCATGAAGAGGAGGTCAGATCAATGGAAGATTATGGAATGGATGAGATCAAGCAATTGATAAGTAGTAATTGTACGAGTAGTAGTAGCAATAGCTTGTGGTTTGATGAAAACAAGACAGAGGATAAGTTCATGATGTACTATTGA
- the BNAA04G21120D gene encoding uncharacterized protein BNAA04G21120D isoform X1 — protein MAETSALLFSHLTISRVFDTTASSSRLSLLSRAPPSRSARFTAKASHYGSFSDDDAFFPWSDGNNAIEWVHEERITLFTSDGLIQIGGNMVPRRIKSSNKKHGRSKKHPKFQESSYMDPAQELCLGALFDIAATNGLDMGRRLCIYGFCRSVEMLSDVVEDTVLEYGGEVVAAEKESKGGLQEKLKMSVAVPYLWGVPPTAERLHLAVKTGGGIVDKVYWQWDFL, from the exons ATGGCGGAGACATCTGCGCTTCTCTTCTCCCACCTCACCATCTCTCGCGTCTTTGACACCACCGCGTCTTCATCTAgattatctcttctttctcgCGCTCCGCCGTCTCGTTCTGCTAGATTCACCGCTAAGGCATCGCATTACGGTAGCTTCTCCGATGACGATGCTTTCTTCCCATGGTCCGATGGTAATAACG cCATTGAATGGGTTCATGAAGAAAGGATCACACTTTTCACCTCTGATGGGCTAATTCAGATCGGTGGCAACATGGTTCCTCGTCGCATCAAATCCTCTAAT AAGAAACATGGGAGGTCCAAGAAACATCCAAAGTTTCAGGAAAGTTCCTACATGGATCCTGCTCAAGAACTATGCCTTGGAGCTCTTTTCGACATCGCAGCTACAAAC GGACTTGATATGGGAAGAAGACTCTGCATCTATGGATTCTGTCGCTCCGTTGAGATGCTTAGTGATGTTGTTGAAGACACCGTCTTAGAATATGGTGGAGAG GTTGTTGCTGCAGAGAAAGAGAGCAAAGGGGGTTTACAAGAGAAGTTAAAAATGTCAGTGGCGGTTCCATATCTCTGGGGAGTTCCTCCCACTGCAGAGAGGCTTCACCTTGCTGTTAAAACAGGTGGAGGCATCGTTGACAAAGTTTATTGGCAATGGGATTTCTTGTGA
- the BNAA04G21120D gene encoding uncharacterized protein BNAA04G21120D isoform X4, whose product MAETSALLFSHLTISRVFDTTASSSRLSLLSRAPPSRSARFTAKASHYGSFSDDDAFFPWSDAIEWVHEERITLFTSDGLIQIGGNMVPRRIKSSNKHGRSKKHPKFQESSYMDPAQELCLGALFDIAATNGLDMGRRLCIYGFCRSVEMLSDVVEDTVLEYGGEVVAAEKESKGGLQEKLKMSVAVPYLWGVPPTAERLHLAVKTGGGIVDKVYWQWDFL is encoded by the exons ATGGCGGAGACATCTGCGCTTCTCTTCTCCCACCTCACCATCTCTCGCGTCTTTGACACCACCGCGTCTTCATCTAgattatctcttctttctcgCGCTCCGCCGTCTCGTTCTGCTAGATTCACCGCTAAGGCATCGCATTACGGTAGCTTCTCCGATGACGATGCTTTCTTCCCATGGTCCGATG cCATTGAATGGGTTCATGAAGAAAGGATCACACTTTTCACCTCTGATGGGCTAATTCAGATCGGTGGCAACATGGTTCCTCGTCGCATCAAATCCTCTAAT AAACATGGGAGGTCCAAGAAACATCCAAAGTTTCAGGAAAGTTCCTACATGGATCCTGCTCAAGAACTATGCCTTGGAGCTCTTTTCGACATCGCAGCTACAAAC GGACTTGATATGGGAAGAAGACTCTGCATCTATGGATTCTGTCGCTCCGTTGAGATGCTTAGTGATGTTGTTGAAGACACCGTCTTAGAATATGGTGGAGAG GTTGTTGCTGCAGAGAAAGAGAGCAAAGGGGGTTTACAAGAGAAGTTAAAAATGTCAGTGGCGGTTCCATATCTCTGGGGAGTTCCTCCCACTGCAGAGAGGCTTCACCTTGCTGTTAAAACAGGTGGAGGCATCGTTGACAAAGTTTATTGGCAATGGGATTTCTTGTGA
- the BNAA04G21120D gene encoding uncharacterized protein BNAA04G21120D isoform X3 yields the protein MAETSALLFSHLTISRVFDTTASSSRLSLLSRAPPSRSARFTAKASHYGSFSDDDAFFPWSDAIEWVHEERITLFTSDGLIQIGGNMVPRRIKSSNKKHGRSKKHPKFQESSYMDPAQELCLGALFDIAATNGLDMGRRLCIYGFCRSVEMLSDVVEDTVLEYGGEVVAAEKESKGGLQEKLKMSVAVPYLWGVPPTAERLHLAVKTGGGIVDKVYWQWDFL from the exons ATGGCGGAGACATCTGCGCTTCTCTTCTCCCACCTCACCATCTCTCGCGTCTTTGACACCACCGCGTCTTCATCTAgattatctcttctttctcgCGCTCCGCCGTCTCGTTCTGCTAGATTCACCGCTAAGGCATCGCATTACGGTAGCTTCTCCGATGACGATGCTTTCTTCCCATGGTCCGATG cCATTGAATGGGTTCATGAAGAAAGGATCACACTTTTCACCTCTGATGGGCTAATTCAGATCGGTGGCAACATGGTTCCTCGTCGCATCAAATCCTCTAAT AAGAAACATGGGAGGTCCAAGAAACATCCAAAGTTTCAGGAAAGTTCCTACATGGATCCTGCTCAAGAACTATGCCTTGGAGCTCTTTTCGACATCGCAGCTACAAAC GGACTTGATATGGGAAGAAGACTCTGCATCTATGGATTCTGTCGCTCCGTTGAGATGCTTAGTGATGTTGTTGAAGACACCGTCTTAGAATATGGTGGAGAG GTTGTTGCTGCAGAGAAAGAGAGCAAAGGGGGTTTACAAGAGAAGTTAAAAATGTCAGTGGCGGTTCCATATCTCTGGGGAGTTCCTCCCACTGCAGAGAGGCTTCACCTTGCTGTTAAAACAGGTGGAGGCATCGTTGACAAAGTTTATTGGCAATGGGATTTCTTGTGA
- the BNAA04G21120D gene encoding uncharacterized protein BNAA04G21120D isoform X2 — MAETSALLFSHLTISRVFDTTASSSRLSLLSRAPPSRSARFTAKASHYGSFSDDDAFFPWSDGNNAIEWVHEERITLFTSDGLIQIGGNMVPRRIKSSNKHGRSKKHPKFQESSYMDPAQELCLGALFDIAATNGLDMGRRLCIYGFCRSVEMLSDVVEDTVLEYGGEVVAAEKESKGGLQEKLKMSVAVPYLWGVPPTAERLHLAVKTGGGIVDKVYWQWDFL, encoded by the exons ATGGCGGAGACATCTGCGCTTCTCTTCTCCCACCTCACCATCTCTCGCGTCTTTGACACCACCGCGTCTTCATCTAgattatctcttctttctcgCGCTCCGCCGTCTCGTTCTGCTAGATTCACCGCTAAGGCATCGCATTACGGTAGCTTCTCCGATGACGATGCTTTCTTCCCATGGTCCGATGGTAATAACG cCATTGAATGGGTTCATGAAGAAAGGATCACACTTTTCACCTCTGATGGGCTAATTCAGATCGGTGGCAACATGGTTCCTCGTCGCATCAAATCCTCTAAT AAACATGGGAGGTCCAAGAAACATCCAAAGTTTCAGGAAAGTTCCTACATGGATCCTGCTCAAGAACTATGCCTTGGAGCTCTTTTCGACATCGCAGCTACAAAC GGACTTGATATGGGAAGAAGACTCTGCATCTATGGATTCTGTCGCTCCGTTGAGATGCTTAGTGATGTTGTTGAAGACACCGTCTTAGAATATGGTGGAGAG GTTGTTGCTGCAGAGAAAGAGAGCAAAGGGGGTTTACAAGAGAAGTTAAAAATGTCAGTGGCGGTTCCATATCTCTGGGGAGTTCCTCCCACTGCAGAGAGGCTTCACCTTGCTGTTAAAACAGGTGGAGGCATCGTTGACAAAGTTTATTGGCAATGGGATTTCTTGTGA